The Microtus pennsylvanicus isolate mMicPen1 chromosome 5, mMicPen1.hap1, whole genome shotgun sequence DNA segment CAATCCGTTGCTACTCACAAAACTTTGCAAGGACGGTGAAAAACACTGCTTCCCAATTCCCCGGGTCGGGGACGGTGCTGGAGACACCGGAATGAAATCGATGCGCTTTGGAGAGGCGGATTTCTCCACGTCGTTGTCACTCAGGCTGAAACTTTCCTCCCAGGAGTGGCTTATCTGCATTGCGGTCTGCACCTCGCGCTCGTGGACCGTCTCTCGGTTGATCAGGTCCATGCCCTCCTCCTGTTTGATCTGGTGCAAGCGGCTGCTGTGCATGCGGACCGGCGAGGCCGGGAGCAGCAGGCCGTGGCGGCTCGGGAACGTCGTGCTGTTCCGCCTGGCGCTGGGCGCCTCGGCCTGGAAAACCGGCGAGGAGTCGCTGAGGCCGTGGATCAGGGGGGCGCTGTTAGATCTCCGGAGGCCCCCACTGCCCGGGCCACCGCCCTCCGCCGGGCTCGCGCCCGTGCCCGCGGGCAGCTCCAGGTCCAGCTCCATCTTCTCCTGAGCCATGTCTCGGCAGGGAGGCGGGGGCGGTGCTCAGTCACGGCCCTGAGATTCCCATTCCCCGCGGCCGAaggccgccgctgccgccgccgccttcGAGAATCTGTCAGCAGGCTCGCGCCTCTGCGCATGCCCGCCCCGTCGCGCAGGCGCCCCGACACGCCCGTCCTCGCGGCGCCAGCTTAATGCGTCACTGCTGCGGCGCGCCGGCGGGGGAAGGGCGAGCGGTGGTTGGTTGGCTTGTCAGTTCGTTCCTTCCGCAAATAGTCGCTGGGCGCGGGCTAGCGGGAAGGCAGGTTGTAAAGGCCGCGGCGGTCTATGTTTGTGAAGCAAGTATGAGCTCAGAAAGACGGGGCCCTTGGCGATGAGGGGCTTTATGATGGAGCTTGGGCTAGTCTGGGAGGGCTTCCGGAGGGAAGGGAACACAGTCTTCTGAGATCTAAAGGGGGCAACAGCGGCGCTTTGTAAAAACCGTCCTGGAAGAGGGAAGCCCCTGCTACCCAGCTAGGTGGCAGACGGGAACCAGAAGTGTTAGCCTGGTGGTGGACAAGAGCAAGTTCTGGTCTTTCTTGATAACAAGGAAAGCTCCCAGGCGTTCTCAAGGAACGGCAGAAGGGTACGGTAGCAGCCGAACTGCTCTTTGGCTGCGGTCTGGAGAGTAAGACATAGGGGTGATTAGAACCTACAGGGAGAAGGCCAGAGAGGACGGTAATTTACACGAAGGCAGAGtctggggtgggagaaggggggagaaTAAGCACATTTAAGGCTGGGAGGGAGAAGCTTTCTAACTTTCTAAATCATCATATTTCTGCCACTAATGTTCACTCAGGAGGGGAATTAAACGAACGGAAAAAtagatgcatttttaaaagaacaactgGTTTTGGCATATGTAATTGACACAGAACTTTGTATCTCATTAAAAGAGGGAttgtatttgttcattcattcagtcaaaTCTCCTATCCCAGCATGCCTACTTACTGTGTACCAGGTACTGTGCTTAGGAAATGAGACTTGTGTGAGGACATTTGGTTTCTACTGGGTGGGAATGGGGGTGGTGACCAAATAGTAGACTTTTGGTGGGAAGCCTTTGGGGGTAAAAGTAGGATGGTGTGATAGGGCACTACCGATAGAAGAGGTTAAGGGGCAACTAGGTAAAGTTAAGTTATAAATAACAAGTCTTGTGGGCTGCAGGGGGCTGAGTGTTCCAGCCAATGTTAAGAGCCAAGACATCCACTGGTTTGGGGAAAAGCGGGGGAgtaagcagggggtgggggtgggggatgatgAAAGTGTGATGGGGACTGTGGCCTGAGAGGGCAGAGGGCTGAGTATATCTTATTCTGTAATGAGAAGCCACTGGGGAGTGTTAGGCAGGGTTACAATAGGCgtgtgttttatttgtatgttattGTTTGAGATGGAGTCGAGACTATGTTTTTGCtgaggctaacctcaaactccagAGCTCCGGGATGCATCTCAGCCCCCAAGGAAGCAGGACTCAGGGCAGACAACCTCACACTAAGCTTGGTGTATGCTTTAAAAACCAGTGGAGAATGAGCGGACAAAGGGCAAGAGGCACACAAAATTAGGAAGCAGAAAGTAGAGTGCGGGACTAGGGTTGtagaggaggtggtggggagaaGTGGATGGACACGACATGATTTGAGGTTCAAACAGTAAGACCGGCCAGGAGATTAAATTTAGGTGTTCAAAGAAATAAGTAATTTAGATGGTAATAtcaaatagaaaggaaaggtaCACGGGTGGAGGTTAAGAGTTCAGTTTTGGTAGGGTTGGAGTGACCTTTAGATACAAATGTGGCCACTTTGAATgggtagtaatttttttttcagctgaaaaaaaaaaagaacggagGGTACAGGGATCAGTGGCATTCAGCATTGTGCAGCTCTCCAAGCCTCCTGTCTTCCATGTCAAACAGGTTTTATTTGAAGTGTCTACTAAATATGGGTCCTGAAGATAAAGACAATGCTAAGTGTTCGTGTCGGTTACAGAACTAATTTGCACATTGCCATAATTCATTAAATCCTCACAACAGTCTCATGGGTAGGTATTATTGACCCCAGTTTTCAGGGAAAACCAGAGCCTAAGTAACACCCGTAGAGaacctggcctctgtgggtacagTCTTAGCATGCTTACTGATGTCTTTACGTGCAATGGCGGTTGGGGACTCAGAGAAATCATTTGCATATTGGTGGCAGTGTAAAGGAAGTGGTGTGAGAGAGGATTTGAAGGACAGGATTTTAATGGGTGATGTTTTATATAGAAGGAGAAGATGACTGCAGCATAGTGAACTTGACTAATAGATGAAGTTACTACCTGGAGAAGAATAATGGGGAAAGATGGTGTCAGAATGGAGATGCGAGCGCCTGCAGAAGTTTCTATATTTAACATGGGGAGTAGTAGGCTGCTGCTCAGAGTTTGACAAGAATGACACAATGAGAGCCATGTTTTAGGGTCTGCCAGATGTTTCAAAGATGAAGGGATGGCAAATAACGGCAGATGGAACGAACCAATGATTTAAGTGTCTATTGCTCCCAGTCATTTCAGCACTGCAAAGTCCTGTTTTCTCCTGATTGCAGTTTATAAATTAAATACTGGTCTATAAGCTATATGTTATAAATTAGTTACTGATGTTGTTGAAAGGGTCAgttgtcaaaaaaataaaaatctcaaaaggcCCAATTGGCAATAATCTGGAAGAACAAAGGCCTGAACCAATATAAATCAAGGTCCTAATTTGAAAACTGTTATGCTGCTGCTTGATGGGTTTCACGGGGACTGTGGGAGAATTTGATGATTAATTCTTAAGACAGAAGGATGCTCTAAAAGTTGGGAATAGCAGAAGATGGATTTGGGGGACACCTTTATACTTGAAAGATGAGAGACGAGTCTCAGATATGGATGTGTACAAGGAACGGTCCATTAACTTAAACAGCAGAGGGAGAAAAGTGTTCATAAAATAGGAGGTAATGAAAGACTCTTAGACATaggatgtattttaaaatatctgtatcTGTAGAAGATTACTAATTATTGCTAATAAGCCAATCATTGTTTACCCATGTCTGATGTCCAGGTACTAATGTAATTATTAAAGTACAGTGATTTTGATAATCCCACAAAGTAAGCCACTTATGCCGCACCAGTTAGAggtctctttttgtttccttccatGCCTTTCCCGTATAGTCCACTTTACCCAATTTTCAgtataatcattttttaaaatttgacttaTTGCTTATTCAGAATCCTTagatttttgtgttatttttttaaaagtctaagaTCATCCCAATGGCCATGAGTCTCTGCCCTCCTGCTGACCTCTTCTCTAAACTTCCAACCCCAGAGGCCTCCTTGCCCTGAAGCCTATCTAGACACTGCCCTAATCCTCATAGATGACTTCCTCTGGTGGTCATCCCTACTGCTCAGTTCcacaatgaagtgacactggttGTTCTCTCTGacattacctttaaaaaaaaaaagcagtttccTATATTCTGCCTGCATTTCCAAGCCTCTTATCCAGTTTTTATTTCCTCTGGGAGAATCACGTCTCTCTGTCCCTACTTCCATCTCACTCTAATCTCTATTCCTACGTCAATGCTTTCTTGCCTCTTCCCCACCTAAAAATTTAAGTTCCTTATGAGCAAAACCAATTTTGCTCTGGGCCATATGCCCAGTATCAAGAGCATGGCCTGCCATAGACTATTCAGTGTTTCTGGAGCCATTGTGTGAATGAATTATAGTGAATGGCTGAAATAATATAAGTCTGTCCAAAAGGGAAGTGAAGGCTGTTATTTGGAAAGCTAGCCTAACAGGCTTTTCTAGATTGATCCTAGGCACCTCTTCCTGTGAGAGTTCTTTCTAATGCCAGGAATATTATTCTTGGTTATATTGCCCTCCGGCCCACACAGGTAAGTGACTTGAATGGACCATTATGTAACCCAATAAACTAGAGCCCTGTGGTTCCATCTCTTTTCAACCTTCTGCTGGCACATGCTTGACAGAACTAAAATGCTCAGAGCTGAAGATTCTAAATGGAGTTTAATATATTGAGTTACTGCTTCCTCTCAAAGCAATCAagaacaaatgagagaaaatcgAAGTCATAAAATGCAATTCAAACTGTTGCAAATGAATTGTGAGAGGCAGAATCTAAAGGACCAAGCCCTAGTTGAACAGTCCTTCTGGTTCCACTCtgtaaattaaatattatatgtgTACAGCTGAAATTCATGTTCACTTCTACACCATAAAACTAGATGTCTCTTCAGGTATTGTgattaatatttgatttttaaaattaatgtttttttcatttctgtgacatttttcattttttactgtTAAGCCTTTGGGCATATGGCAAGGCAAATTTCTACCTCTCAATCTataccaaataaatgaaaaatgtaaacacATGTATGTTTATGAGTATAATCTGAGATGAGTAGCAAATGTCTCAACCTCCAACACTGGCTGGCATCATTaatctaaaggaaaagaaaattgtaCTCTGAAAACACAGGAACTTAGGAATGTTCACTGGTACATTAATTTAGGAAAAAATGTCagcataaaaaaaagaatatatggaTTAATTTTGGATATACTGAGAACCCAAGAGAGATGAGTGCTGAGTTCTAATAAAAGAAGAATATTCCTGATTTACTATTTGTAATAATCCCGTATCAAAATCCACCCAGATaccctcaaaggaacaaataCATAACTTAGACAATGGCATTTTTCACTCAGAAAAGATGTTTGGATCATAGCATAATCCTGGATAGAAGATTTCAAACACAGTGTGTACTCTATGGtcgtattttgttttattttaaaacagggtctttctaggtctccctgtgtagtcttagctggcctggagctcactatgtagaccatgctagccacaaattcacagagatctgacagACTTCCCCTGCCTCCTAAAGTGGTGCAaaacaattgtctatattctgtcaattatattttaaataaacactgattggccagtagccaggcaggaagtataggcgggacagccagacaggaagtagaggtgggtcagtGAGAACAGAATTCAGGGAGgaaagaagcccattcctccacagtcctgcccagacacagaagaaggaagatgtgacctgcccaccaaaaaaggtaccaagccatgtggctaacatagataagaataatgggttaatatatgttataagaattaataagcctgagctaatgggccaatcagtttataacttatgtagacctctctgtgattttccttggggcaaacggctgtgggacctggtaggaGGCCAGAAACCCAAACAAGTAGGCCTTCATGTTACAccaaagtgccaggattaaagaccTATATTCTCTCCCGCCTGCCAATACCTGAATAACCATCCTGAGACTTAATTGTAAATTGTTTGGTCTATTACCTCAAgctattaactagctcttacaaattaaattaatccatttctattctatattttaccacgaggcttgtggcttgttaccgttcatcttgcttccctggcagctgctggcatcactctgcctccaccttctttccctctgtctttctgcttggatttccctcctggctctattctgcctggctattgaccaaataagattttttattaaccaatggtaataaaacatattcacaacatacagaagctTATCCTATATTAGCCTATGTCACCATGCCCACTCTATTCCTTTGGTGTTCAAAATAACTCAAACTAGTCAAAATAGTGGCTGTACTGACCAGGTGGAACACAGAAGATGCCCCACACTGATTTGCGTACTAGAGACaaggtgtgcatatgtgtagtaAATATGTATCAAATACAAACACTTGAAATGTATGTGGTTCACTACATATAGCATTGGATCTCAAAATGTCCACAAGGACCTGGAATGtaaatagaggaggaaagaacagGAGTAGGAACACACTTCACCAGGAAGGAAGATCTTTTGTGCAAACATCAACCTCAGTTCTAACTCTAAACTGGAATGTTAAGTTTCCATCTAGTAACACTGTGGGTGAAAGATCAGCTTTCAGTCCTTGAGAGTAGGCAGAAAGCAAACAGGAACACCCTGAACCTACATTTGCCTGAGGCCTCCAGCACCCAGACTCCAGTGGCCTTACAAAGCACTGAAAATTTCCTGGGACCTTTTTAACACCACCAAAAGAGCTCCGAGTGGGCCTTGGCCCTGCTACCATAGTGCTTCAAAGCTGGCTACTtctgagaaagcagaaaggaaaccaTCTTTACTATCTACCTCTGTGGCAAGCTTCGTGTACTGTGTTCAACCCAGGTTGGCTTTGTTGTCTTGGTGGTACCCCCACAATACAAGATGGAGCTCATTGGGGACTGTTGAAGCACAGGCGGGCAATGGGTATAGGTGTGGTGTCACAAGTCTAGCTACCAAAACCTTGCAATTAAATAGAATTATTAGTCTCACAAATTTACCAGGTGTTCCAACTCTACATTATTGAGAGGTCTATGGTGTATACCTTCAAGGGACTCTTATCTACCCAACTATAAAGGGAGAAGAGACAGTAAGAAATTTACCAAGGTGATGAAGATCTTCAGACCCTTCTCagctttcattttaaataaaacgtTTAATAAGCTTTTAGAAGCTATCATACCATTGCACGGAGCCATATTTATGTAGAAAAAGTTGAAAGTTAGAAAGGGGAGAGGCTTAAGCTTGGTTCATTCCTTCAGCCAGCTTCATGTAAACAGATGCAGATGCTAgttactttcaatttttttctcaaggAAGAATATCATTAAAGAAATTAAGTTGTACGTTTAAATATCTTCCTAATCCATACTCTTTGTTCCTTTATATCTTttagataaaatagaaaatagggTTGGAATGTCTTGTTCTCACATATTTCAACATTATAAGCATTCATCTTTGGCATAACCTTCTCTTTTCCTGTACTATCCTTTTCCTTGTAAGATTCAGTGCGTTTGTCAAGAAGGGGGGAAAACACATGATCACTTTCAAACCATGTATAAAGTAAAGAGAACTGATAgattttatataacatataaagttaataaaatgaaaatgttcaaaaGTCTGAGAatctgtttgcatgtatataattGGCCTTTCCAGATCATGTGTGTTCTGTGAGGTGGGGAAGCCTTTGAAGGAGGAGTCTAATGAAGGAGGTTTTGTGCCGCTAGCAATTATACTCCTGAAGGAGCTGTGAACACATCAATCTCTTGCTCCATGAACAGGATTCTTCTACCATGTGCTCCCACTCCAAATAGAAGGCCAAAGGACTGTGACTGGAGCCTTCAAAACTATCAGCCCCAATGagcttttcctctttttaagtAGATTGCCTCAGGTCTTTCGTTAGAGTAACGAAAAGCTGATTAACGTGTGTATTTAGAAATTTTCTATACGATCTCTATAAATTAGCACTCAGCAGGACTATAATCAAAGAAGAGACCAAACCTGAAATCAGATTATTATACTTTCAGCACTGTGGCCTTGCATCAACCATGAAACTTCTTTAGGCTTTACTTTccttatctgtgaaatggggacaCAGACTTTGTTGTCAGAGTCAAATAATAGGGTGTCATCAGTAGGTGTGCAGACAGCAAATGCCCCACACAAACAGGTTTCCTTTGTTAACATGCTTTGTGCTTTGATCACAGGCTGATCTCGCTCTAGACTTGGGTTTCCTCTGTTTTCTCACTCCCAGGCTGATCCATGGAAGAAGAGTCTCACCTCATCTTCCCTCAGAGTGTAGCAATTTTAAAGGCAGAGCTCTTCTGTGACTTGGTAGGTATGAATCAAAGGGCTCCTTTAACAACCAGGCAGAGGGTTCTGGAAGAAAGCATGGGCCAAAGCATGCTTTCGTGGTTCCTGCTCTGAGTCTGTGTGTCGGAGGAAAGACGGGTGGCACAGTGCTGAGGCTGTCCATCACTCAGAATGTGGCTGGATCCTGGATACTGTTCTCCACAGCCAACCATTTGCTAATCCCTGCAGcaatgctcccttccctgcttgcGCTGAATGTTCAATGGGACTAATCCtagaggcttattcttatttattcatttaaaacccTGCTTTGAATTACTACAGACAGGTCACTGTCCTCCTCAGCACACAGAACGTTGCACAGGGGTACACACATTTCACTGTGCCTGACAAACAAGTTGAACTCAGTCTTTAATATACATATGAAGTTAAGAGGAAGAAACTGGAGACCCCAGTGTCAACAGCCAATGTTACGTGAGGCGCATGTCTTTGCCTTTAAGTAGCTGAAACCAATAGAttctaaggaaaaggaaaatgttctaAAGGACTCTGAAGCTAGCACCCTAAAGCTTCCTAAGCAACAAGTTTTAGGAATTCTTTTGGCTGAGAGGATGACACAGCCATGAGTTTACTAGCTTCCAAGACACTTGATGATAGTAAGGTTTTAttacagagaaagaggagagctTGTGGTTTGTGGTCACCTTTGTACACAGCTGTATTCTGAGCTAAACAGAACACCAAATGCAATATAAAACAGGAAGGGCTAGACGCTCTGAAGCCTGTCCCATGCAAACTGTTAAACTGAATGCGACTGAAATTTGGTAGGCATGGCTTTTAAACCCATAGCTCAGTTTGTAGGCAGGAAATGGAGTTTTATGACCCACAGAGTTCAGTCACCTAAATTTCCCACGTATAAGGAAGCAGTGAGGATTTTTCTTCTTCACTCCTTTCAGTTCATTCTctaagttatattttattttgtgttcaggTGCATGTGCAGCATGCAGAAGTGGAGGTCAGAGCCACCTTGCAGGGGTTgcgtctctccttccaccctgtgggttaCCGATGTCAAGCTTAGGCCTTTAGTCCTGGCGGTAGGCACCTTTCTCCTCAGAGTCAACTCACCGGCCCCACACTCTTATTGTGAAAATGTCTGTCCCCGAAATGAAGCCGCTTTTCACCACACAGTGCCCCTGTCCCTGTGAATGTAGAACGGCAGCTTACACCTAGAGAGGGCATCTGTCCCAGGtagcttttaaatattttgggAACATTCCTCAACCCCTTGCTAAGAATTGCCAGGATCATTATCTTCTTGTGCAGATGTGGGAAATAAGACTTTGAGAGGTTCACTAAGTTATCTTAGCTGAGTAAGAAGCTAAGCATTGAACACTCAGGCAGGGTGTTAATCATCATTTGCTATTGACCTCACAAATACCAAGGTTCTTCAAGCTTGCTATTTTCCTGtgtctcaaaatttttaaaatttttttagcaGGCTTGATGTCTTCAattgtaggccaaagatggatgccccaatgtttcGGAGGAACcctgggtgactatccaggcagccagctaTGTCTGTAATTTCTATAGCTTTGAAAGTTTTGCATTCTTcattcttgtttacttaggtaatattatatccttctcagatctctgataGAGCTGAAGATAAAATagtgtggaatattcctttatacatgtgtgaatatatgtcactgtgattggttcaataaagaagctgactgtcCAATAGCAGCACAGGACAAAGTTAGGTGGGAGAACCAGATTAAGGGCactggaaagaagagaagaattaGAGGGTCACTggccagacacagagaggaagcaggaggtcCAAGATAAAAGAGAGGTACTCCATGTTCTATCAtgcagaatatagattaatagaaatgctttaatttaagttgtaagagctagctagtaataagcccaAGCTATCTAtcagtcaagcatttataattaataagtttccatgtggttatttggtaGTTACTgttgagacacagagaaactccacctACAAAAGGTGCCCAAACATCCAGCAGCATAGATTCACATACAACCTTAAAAATAGGGGAGGCAGGTTCCAAACACATGAAACACAGtcaaacacagcttcttggtaaccaccTTTACCTGGGTAAGCTTGATACCACTAACAGAAGAGCAGCTCCTTTAAAAGGTAGCTTCCTTGGCTTGGTGCTAGCTGCTAGTCagcacagctcttttaagaggccctgctaaTAAACACTTAAGTGGGGTTTATGAGGAACAGGCAGCATGATACTTGGTGGCACCTTGGACCCAACAATTTCCCAGAGCTGAGGTGGTAAATGTGGCCCTTGCcaatacctccaccatgaagctaagCTCTCAGGGAACCAAAGGGGTAAGGAGTCAGACACCAATGCCATGCACTAAGCTGCACCATGCTGGTGACTAATACAGCAGGTGAAGACTCATCTCAtgcaatcaaaacaaacaaacaatacagatACTCAGCAAAGGCAGATCCAGATgggaaaaaaacctttaaatgggTTACAGTCTGTTAAAAATACACAAAGGCTtgggataaaaaagaaaaagggtatagacagtcataaaaatagttttaaaataatagtaaagtcCTTAAAAgggagtaaagtaatataaaagaaaaatttacgTAAATATGCACAGAGACTCTGAATTCTGTGTTGTTGTCTTTGACTTTTTTTGGCTGCTAAGAGACACTGGATTATGAAAGCTGCTAGATTAACTCAacctatacattttaaaaataccttgattTCAAACTGAAAGTAAAAAGGTGTGTTGCTTTGGGGAAtaggttatgcttttatttccagagGAAGTGAGATGCTGTGGATTCATTCAGGCTAAAGATGATCAGGTTGATCAATGAAGACCCCCCTGAGAATCCTGTCTacagatatata contains these protein-coding regions:
- the Pabir1 gene encoding PPP2R1A-PPP2R2A-interacting phosphatase regulator 1 codes for the protein MAQEKMELDLELPAGTGASPAEGGGPGSGGLRRSNSAPLIHGLSDSSPVFQAEAPSARRNSTTFPSRHGLLLPASPVRMHSSRLHQIKQEEGMDLINRETVHEREVQTAMQISHSWEESFSLSDNDVEKSASPKRIDFIPVSPAPSPTRGIGKQCFSPSLQSFVSSNGLPPSPIPSPTTRFTTRRSQSPINCIRPSVLGPLKRKCEMETDYQPKRFFQGITNMLSSDVAQLSDPGVCIASDTLDGNSSSAGSSCNSPAKVSTTTDSPVSPAQAASPFIPVDELSSK